Proteins found in one Clostridium kluyveri DSM 555 genomic segment:
- a CDS encoding pyridoxal-phosphate-dependent aminotransferase family protein, translated as MNIPYVLTPGPTEIRENVRLAMSMRTTNPDLDVKFYDFYRNACEDIGRLLKTKNQTIILGGEGMLGLEAACASLTEEGDRVLVIDNGVFGEGFADLVKLYGGKVEFFKGNRRREIDIIELAKFLDKDSNFKYATIVHCDTPSGVLNDVSKICPLLKKRGVLTLVDSVSAMGGEKLEVDNWDIDIVIGGSQKCISAPPGLTLISMSEEALLAMKIRKEPIRSFYCNLLIWEKYYENKWFPYTPPISNIIGLKVALDNILEDKNILERHRIIAESLRKTIIEAGLNLYVEKGYSNTVTVIEVPKGIEEKQLREFMLINFNIMIAGSFGYLKNKVIRIGHMGENARKDLISYSLYALQEALKHMGFQCKCDMPQFFLKQCRTSDF; from the coding sequence TTGAACATTCCATATGTACTGACTCCAGGGCCTACAGAAATTAGAGAAAATGTTAGGCTTGCAATGAGTATGAGGACTACTAATCCGGATTTGGATGTAAAATTTTATGATTTTTATAGGAATGCCTGTGAAGACATAGGTCGATTATTAAAAACTAAAAATCAGACTATAATATTAGGTGGAGAGGGAATGTTAGGATTAGAAGCAGCCTGTGCTTCTCTTACAGAAGAAGGAGATAGGGTTCTTGTAATTGACAATGGCGTATTTGGAGAAGGATTTGCTGATTTAGTAAAATTATATGGTGGGAAAGTGGAATTTTTTAAAGGAAATAGGAGGCGAGAAATAGATATAATAGAATTAGCAAAATTTTTAGATAAAGATAGTAATTTCAAATATGCAACCATTGTACATTGTGATACTCCTTCAGGAGTATTGAATGATGTGTCAAAAATATGTCCTTTGCTTAAAAAAAGAGGTGTATTGACTTTAGTAGATAGTGTTTCCGCAATGGGAGGAGAAAAATTAGAAGTTGATAATTGGGATATAGATATAGTTATAGGTGGTTCGCAAAAATGTATTTCAGCTCCTCCGGGGCTTACTCTGATTAGTATGAGTGAAGAAGCCTTGTTAGCTATGAAAATTAGAAAAGAGCCCATAAGGTCTTTTTATTGTAATTTACTAATTTGGGAAAAATACTATGAAAATAAATGGTTTCCATATACCCCTCCAATAAGTAATATAATTGGACTTAAAGTAGCTTTAGATAATATTCTAGAAGATAAAAATATTTTGGAAAGACATAGAATAATTGCTGAAAGCTTAAGAAAGACTATTATAGAAGCAGGTCTTAATCTATATGTGGAAAAAGGTTATTCCAATACAGTTACTGTTATTGAGGTTCCAAAGGGTATAGAAGAAAAGCAGCTCAGAGAATTCATGTTAATTAATTTTAATATTATGATAGCAGGTTCTTTTGGATATTTGAAAAATAAGGTTATAAGAATAGGCCATATGGGAGAAAATGCCAGAAAAGATTTAATAAGTTATAGTCTTTATGCTCTTCAGGAAGCTTTAAAGCATATGGGATTTCAATGTAAATGTGATATGCCTCAATTTTTTTTAAAACAGTGTAGAACAAGTGATTTTTAG
- a CDS encoding uracil-DNA glycosylase, whose protein sequence is MKAEEKIREKIREICENYKDAPTEGYISGSGPIPCLILFIGEAPGKTEIIQGKPFVGMAGKTFENYLNSIGLKREEVRITNTCFFRPIKIKISKDGKETISNRTPKIPEIKLFKEILNEEINLVNPKIIITLGNIPLKSFTEFDSIGKCHGTIYFNENLRKPVFPMYHPSALTYNRNKNFQSIYEEDWEKLKGALNTL, encoded by the coding sequence ATGAAAGCTGAAGAAAAAATTAGAGAGAAAATCAGAGAGATATGTGAAAATTATAAGGATGCACCTACGGAAGGATACATTTCTGGCAGTGGACCTATTCCCTGTCTTATACTATTCATTGGAGAAGCTCCAGGAAAAACAGAAATAATACAAGGAAAACCTTTTGTTGGTATGGCAGGAAAAACTTTTGAGAATTATTTGAATTCTATAGGATTAAAAAGAGAAGAAGTACGAATCACAAACACTTGCTTTTTTAGACCAATTAAAATTAAAATATCAAAAGATGGTAAAGAAACTATAAGCAACAGAACTCCTAAAATACCAGAAATTAAATTATTCAAAGAAATATTAAATGAAGAAATTAATCTTGTAAATCCTAAAATAATTATTACATTAGGGAATATACCTTTAAAAAGTTTTACTGAATTTGACTCCATAGGAAAATGTCATGGTACTATCTATTTTAATGAGAATCTAAGGAAACCCGTATTTCCTATGTATCATCCTTCTGCTTTGACCTACAATAGAAATAAAAATTTTCAATCTATATATGAGGAGGACTGGGAAAAATTAAAAGGAGCTCTAAATACCCTTTAG
- a CDS encoding VanZ family protein gives MKKIKWILVVLWMVVIFIFSNESSTMSNEKSRLFIYLIQTLGLDLNAFFGNLSNFMVRKASHFLEYFILAILLFNIIKGKFEIKKVFIISIVIVVVYACTDEIHQIFIPGRTARIKDIFIDTVGGSMGLLVSYFINKKIFYEKEN, from the coding sequence ATGAAGAAAATCAAATGGATTTTAGTTGTACTATGGATGGTAGTAATATTTATTTTTTCGAATGAATCATCTACTATGTCAAATGAAAAGAGTAGACTTTTTATATACCTAATTCAAACTTTAGGTTTGGACTTAAATGCTTTCTTTGGAAATTTATCTAATTTTATGGTTAGAAAGGCCTCACATTTTCTTGAGTATTTTATACTAGCTATACTATTGTTTAATATTATAAAAGGTAAGTTTGAAATAAAAAAAGTATTTATAATTTCCATTGTTATAGTAGTTGTATATGCATGTACGGATGAGATTCATCAAATATTTATACCTGGAAGAACAGCCAGAATAAAAGATATATTTATAGACACAGTAGGAGGTAGTATGGGACTATTAGTAAGCTATTTTATTAATAAAAAAATTTTTTATGAAAAGGAGAACTAA